A genomic region of Candidatus Dadabacteria bacterium contains the following coding sequences:
- the folB gene encoding dihydroneopterin aldolase encodes MIIKIENLRLRTIIGVYDWEKENRQDLIINVTIDFDGRKAVESDDIDDTLDYKAINKKIISFVETNDFNLLERVAGGICDIVFEDPAVRWASVKVEKPGALRFADSVSVTEARER; translated from the coding sequence ATGATAATAAAGATCGAAAACCTGAGACTTCGCACTATAATAGGGGTTTATGACTGGGAGAAGGAGAACCGCCAGGACCTGATCATAAACGTCACCATCGATTTTGACGGACGCAAGGCCGTCGAGAGCGACGACATAGATGATACTTTGGACTACAAGGCCATAAACAAAAAGATCATAAGCTTTGTGGAGACAAACGATTTTAACCTGCTTGAGAGAGTCGCCGGGGGTATATGCGATATAGTTTTTGAGGATCCGGCGGTGAGGTGGGCGTCGGTGAAGGTGGAGAAGCCCGGGGCACTTCGCTTTGCTGACTCCGTTTCGGTGACCGAGGCGAGGGAAAGGTAA
- a CDS encoding SDR family oxidoreductase, translating into MKKTALVTGGAVRIGKEISLNLARKGYYIALHYNSSEKEALATRELILRTGVECELFRCDLSSPDDAKELVPKVTESFGGLCVLVNNASIFENVGFRDVTPEFLETDMATNFKAPFFLSQSFSTETSGGLIVNFLDTRVRKNSVEHFCYNLSKKCLYHLTKMLARELAPDFRVNAVCPGAVLAPPGFGDDYLHKMARGAPMKRPGSVEDIISAFNYLLENNYVTGECLFVDGGMSLT; encoded by the coding sequence ATGAAAAAGACAGCTTTGGTTACAGGCGGGGCGGTGAGAATAGGAAAGGAGATATCCCTGAATCTCGCCCGGAAGGGCTACTATATCGCCCTTCACTACAATTCCTCCGAAAAAGAGGCCCTGGCTACAAGGGAGCTTATTCTCAGGACCGGTGTTGAATGCGAGCTTTTCAGGTGCGACCTTTCATCACCTGATGACGCAAAAGAGCTTGTCCCGAAAGTCACGGAAAGCTTCGGGGGGCTATGTGTTCTTGTTAACAACGCCTCAATTTTCGAGAATGTCGGATTCCGTGACGTGACCCCCGAATTTCTTGAAACCGATATGGCTACAAACTTCAAGGCACCTTTTTTCCTCTCCCAGTCTTTTTCCACTGAGACAAGCGGAGGGCTTATCGTTAATTTCCTTGACACGAGAGTCAGAAAAAATTCCGTTGAGCATTTTTGCTACAACCTGAGCAAGAAATGCCTTTATCACTTGACGAAAATGCTCGCAAGAGAACTCGCTCCCGATTTTCGGGTAAACGCCGTGTGCCCAGGGGCCGTTCTCGCTCCCCCGGGGTTCGGGGATGACTATCTTCACAAGATGGCGCGGGGAGCTCCGATGAAGCGTCCGGGCTCTGTTGAGGATATAATTAGCGCGTTTAACTATCTTTTGGAGAATAATTACGTCACCGGAGAGTGTCTTTTCGTTGACGGAGGCATGAGCCTTACCTGA
- the tkt gene encoding transketolase yields MFAYGFLPEDEELENLVINCIRTLAMDAVEKAKSGHPGTPMALAPTAFVLFDKFLRHNPENPSWPNRDRFILSAGHASMLLYAALYVNGYDIPIDDIKKFRSLHSRCPGHPEVGITAGVETTTGPLGQGVSNSVGMAIASKWLSEHFNRPGYDIINHHVYSICSDGDMMEGISSEAASIAGHLGLGNLIWIYDSNSITIEGSTSLAYSEDTEMRFGSYNWHVEKVSDANNLEEIEKALDRARSETKRPSIVILKSQIAYGSPNKQNTCEAHGSPLGEEEVRLAKEFYGWDAPGNFHVPEEILSYMKEAVARGNDAEAAWKENFSKYSNEYPELAHDFEMLDKKKLPEGWDSDIPSFPYPADPVATRSANSSIINAIGKKVPWFMGGAADVGSSTKTYIKCTTSFSAEDREGRNFHFGVREHSMAAIASGMCLSGLRAYASTYFVFADYMKPSIRLAALMKLPVIYIFTHDSIGVGEDGPTHQPIEHLAALRVTPNIDVIRPCDANELAILWKHVMGLSDRPAAFVLTRQNVPIIDRDRYAAADGALAGGYVLADSKGTPDIILISTGSEVHICLEVYEKLREMEKNPRVVSLPCWSLFEAQPQKYKDSILPPSVETRLSVEAGATFGWEKFTGSGPDAKVYGIDCFGESAPYQDVMNNFGFNADTILKECLKLLGN; encoded by the coding sequence ATGTTTGCGTACGGATTTCTCCCCGAGGATGAAGAATTGGAGAACCTTGTAATCAACTGTATAAGAACGCTTGCGATGGACGCCGTGGAAAAAGCGAAGTCCGGCCATCCGGGAACCCCGATGGCTCTGGCTCCCACGGCTTTCGTACTTTTCGACAAGTTCTTAAGGCACAATCCAGAGAACCCGAGTTGGCCCAACCGCGACCGCTTCATCCTTTCCGCCGGTCACGCTTCCATGCTTCTCTACGCCGCCCTTTACGTAAACGGATACGACATCCCGATTGACGATATAAAGAAATTCCGAAGCCTCCACAGCCGCTGTCCCGGTCATCCCGAAGTGGGAATCACGGCTGGAGTCGAGACTACTACAGGGCCTCTGGGGCAGGGAGTATCGAATTCGGTTGGAATGGCCATAGCAAGCAAATGGCTTTCGGAGCACTTTAACCGTCCCGGCTACGACATAATAAATCATCATGTGTATTCAATCTGCAGCGACGGGGACATGATGGAAGGAATTTCCTCAGAAGCCGCATCCATAGCAGGACATCTGGGGCTTGGAAATCTGATCTGGATATACGACAGCAACAGTATAACTATCGAGGGCAGCACCTCGCTTGCGTATTCCGAGGACACGGAAATGCGGTTTGGTTCCTACAACTGGCACGTGGAGAAAGTCTCGGATGCAAACAATCTTGAGGAAATTGAAAAAGCCCTAGATCGTGCACGATCCGAAACCAAAAGGCCTTCCATTGTAATATTGAAAAGCCAGATAGCCTACGGAAGCCCCAACAAGCAGAACACGTGCGAGGCCCACGGATCGCCGCTTGGAGAGGAGGAAGTCAGGCTGGCGAAGGAATTTTACGGATGGGACGCCCCGGGGAACTTTCACGTCCCCGAAGAGATTCTCTCCTACATGAAAGAAGCAGTCGCCAGAGGAAACGATGCCGAAGCGGCCTGGAAGGAGAATTTCAGTAAGTATTCAAACGAATATCCGGAACTTGCTCACGACTTTGAGATGCTTGATAAAAAGAAGCTGCCTGAGGGGTGGGACAGCGATATCCCGTCTTTTCCCTATCCCGCAGATCCGGTTGCTACCCGTTCCGCGAACTCAAGCATAATTAACGCCATAGGAAAAAAAGTGCCGTGGTTCATGGGCGGTGCCGCGGATGTAGGCTCCTCAACTAAAACCTATATTAAGTGTACGACGAGCTTTTCCGCCGAGGACCGCGAGGGAAGAAACTTTCATTTCGGAGTCAGGGAACATTCAATGGCCGCGATAGCAAGCGGCATGTGTCTCAGCGGACTCAGAGCATACGCCTCGACCTACTTTGTGTTTGCCGACTACATGAAACCCTCGATAAGACTTGCGGCGCTGATGAAACTTCCCGTAATCTACATTTTCACTCATGACAGCATAGGAGTTGGCGAGGACGGACCCACTCATCAACCCATAGAGCATCTGGCGGCCCTCAGAGTCACACCCAATATCGATGTCATCCGTCCCTGCGACGCGAACGAGCTTGCGATTCTTTGGAAACACGTGATGGGGCTTTCTGATCGTCCCGCCGCGTTCGTTCTCACAAGACAGAACGTTCCGATAATAGACAGGGACCGCTACGCCGCGGCCGATGGAGCGCTCGCGGGGGGTTATGTACTTGCGGACTCAAAGGGCACACCTGACATCATTCTGATATCCACGGGTTCTGAGGTTCACATCTGTCTCGAAGTTTATGAAAAACTGCGCGAGATGGAGAAAAATCCGAGAGTCGTGAGCCTCCCGTGCTGGAGTCTTTTCGAAGCTCAGCCCCAGAAGTACAAAGACAGCATCCTGCCGCCTTCTGTCGAAACAAGGCTAAGTGTCGAGGCCGGAGCAACGTTCGGATGGGAAAAATTCACGGGATCGGGTCCCGATGCCAAGGTCTACGGAATAGACTGCTTCGGAGAGTCCGCGCCATACCAAGACGTGATGAACAACTTCGGCTTTAACGCGGACACCATCCTAAAGGAATGCCTCAAGCTGCTTGGTAACTAG
- the rpiA gene encoding ribose-5-phosphate isomerase RpiA — protein sequence MGKTEELKKAAGVRAVDFVRAGMLVGLGTGSTAEFAIEELSKRIRDGRISDISCVPSSERTKNFAEAMDLDLVDLDSARRIDITIDGADEIDSDFNLIKGGGGALLREKVLAQNSKRNIIVADESKLSRRLGERFPVPVEVLQFALEAEKDYLESLGGEVRLRLARDGSPFLTDQGNLIVDWSFGEMDDPSFFADRLSARAGIVEHGLFIGTASDVIVAFSQEVKHFVTISEA from the coding sequence ATGGGTAAGACTGAAGAACTTAAAAAGGCCGCGGGCGTAAGAGCCGTCGATTTCGTGCGTGCGGGAATGCTTGTCGGACTCGGCACCGGGTCGACTGCGGAGTTTGCTATCGAAGAGCTCTCAAAGCGGATAAGAGACGGCCGGATTTCGGACATATCCTGCGTTCCAAGTTCCGAGAGAACGAAAAATTTCGCCGAGGCCATGGACCTCGACCTCGTTGATCTCGATTCGGCAAGAAGGATTGACATTACTATTGACGGAGCGGATGAAATCGATTCCGATTTTAACCTGATAAAAGGGGGTGGAGGAGCCCTTTTAAGGGAGAAGGTTCTCGCCCAGAACAGCAAAAGAAACATAATCGTCGCTGACGAATCGAAGCTCTCGCGGCGGCTTGGAGAGCGTTTTCCCGTTCCCGTCGAGGTGCTTCAGTTTGCCCTTGAAGCTGAAAAGGACTACCTCGAGAGTCTTGGAGGAGAGGTCCGCTTGCGACTCGCTCGCGACGGTTCCCCGTTTTTGACAGATCAGGGCAATCTTATTGTCGACTGGAGCTTTGGAGAGATGGACGACCCCTCTTTTTTCGCCGACCGGTTGTCTGCAAGGGCCGGGATAGTCGAGCACGGTCTTTTCATAGGTACCGCAAGCGATGTCATAGTAGCTTTCTCCCAAGAAGTGAAGCACTTTGTGACAATCTCGGAGGCTTAA
- a CDS encoding CBS domain-containing protein — protein sequence MENLRHILTHKGSSVWSIGPDETVYKALQMMAEKEIGALLVLDGEKVVGIFSERDYARKVILQGRSSANTKISELMIRDVIYGSPDDPIQESMAIMTANKIRHLPVIEDGKLCGMVTSGDIINHIISRQKFEIEALKKYITGGY from the coding sequence ATGGAGAATCTAAGACACATACTTACACACAAGGGCAGCAGCGTATGGTCGATAGGACCGGATGAAACCGTGTATAAAGCCCTTCAGATGATGGCGGAAAAGGAAATAGGTGCTCTGCTCGTGCTTGACGGAGAAAAGGTCGTCGGAATATTCTCCGAGCGCGACTACGCGAGGAAGGTTATCCTTCAGGGAAGGTCATCGGCGAACACGAAAATAAGCGAACTCATGATCAGGGATGTGATCTACGGTTCGCCAGACGACCCGATTCAGGAAAGCATGGCTATCATGACGGCAAACAAGATAAGGCACCTTCCGGTAATAGAAGATGGGAAGCTTTGCGGGATGGTGACAAGCGGCGACATCATAAACCACATTATCTCCCGTCAGAAATTCGAGATCGAGGCGCTTAAGAAGTATATAACCGGAGGCTACTAA